In Cupriavidus taiwanensis, the following proteins share a genomic window:
- a CDS encoding transposase, which yields MARLPRFSPTGLPALVLQRGNNRQPVFLGADDYVHYLDCLRMAAREHDLAIHAYALRPNHVHLVATPKSEDALSLTMQAVGRRYARYFNRVASRTGTLWEGRFRSAVFDPAQWLLPAMLYVEGNAVRAGEVNSPEADCWSSYRHHAGIEASPFVSDHAAYWELGNTPFERQSNYRTLSAEGLSGKTLQTLRAHAHSGWPLGGDAFLAQLERHGPRRVQPLPKGRPKKVQTAPGNAAKTP from the coding sequence TGCCCGCGTTGGTGTTGCAGCGCGGCAACAACCGCCAGCCCGTCTTCCTGGGCGCCGACGACTACGTGCATTACCTCGACTGCCTGCGCATGGCCGCGCGCGAGCACGACCTCGCCATCCACGCCTATGCGCTGCGGCCCAATCACGTACACCTGGTGGCAACGCCGAAAAGTGAGGACGCGCTTAGCCTGACCATGCAGGCGGTCGGACGCCGCTACGCGCGCTACTTCAACCGCGTCGCGAGCCGCACCGGCACCCTGTGGGAGGGTCGCTTCCGTTCCGCCGTGTTCGATCCGGCCCAGTGGCTGCTGCCGGCCATGCTCTACGTCGAGGGCAACGCGGTGCGCGCGGGGGAGGTCAACAGCCCGGAGGCCGACTGCTGGAGCAGCTACCGCCATCACGCCGGCATCGAGGCCAGTCCCTTTGTCAGCGACCACGCCGCCTACTGGGAGCTGGGCAATACCCCATTCGAACGGCAATCGAACTACCGGACGCTCAGCGCCGAAGGCTTGTCCGGCAAGACCCTGCAGACGTTGCGCGCCCATGCGCATAGCGGCTGGCCGCTCGGCGGCGACGCATTCCTGGCGCAACTGGAGAGACATGGTCCACGACGGGTCCAGCCCTTGCCGAAAGGTCGCCCCAAAAAGGTGCAAACGGCGCCTGGAAATGCGGCAAAAACGCCATAA